GGTCTGCTACCTGGACCACGTCAACCCCAACTACCTGGACTTCTTCGAGATCGGCGAGACCCGGGTCGGCCTGCTCTACGACACCCGGCACTTTCATTTCGAAGGCACCGAGATGAGCTGGGAGGACGCCGCCGAACTGCCGCTGGGCATGCTCAGCACCGGCATGCACTATCGCAAGTCCATCGACCTGAGCTTTCGCAGCCGCGGACTGAACCCGCAGCCGATCCTGGAAAGCGACTCCACCTACCAACTGTTCCAGGCGATCCACGAAGGCTTCTGCTGCTCGATCATGCCCCTGGACAGCGGCCTGGATTCGCCCATCGAGAACCTGGCCTTTATCCAACTGCCGGATGCCAGCGTGCTGGCGCCACTGGGGCTGGTGATGCGCAAGACCGAGCCGCGCTCGGCGATTGCCGAAAAGTGCTTCGCCGAAGCCAAGAAGCTGTTTGCGATCAAAGAGTGAATCAATGCCCCAGGGCCGCCCATGGCCCTGGGCAAATCGAATGCAACGAGGTGTGGTCATGGTTTGCCGGATCGAACAAACGGAGCAACAACCCGAGGCCAATGCGCCGGCGCCGGCGCCGCAGCGGGTGGCCTATCGCGAGTACAGCGCCGACGGCCCGATGGCCGAGGCGCCGCTGGCCGCCGAGATCGCCCTGGCGATCACCTACAACGGCCTGAGCCAGGCGGTGATGATGGTGTCTCCGGGCAACCTGGAAGACTTCATTCGCGGCTTCAGCATCACCAACGACATCGTCAATGACCTCGGCGAAATCTACGACATCCGCCTAAGCCACTTCCCCCAGGCCTGCCAGGCCGACGTGGAAATTTCCAGCCGGGCGTTCTGGGCCCTCAAGGACCATCGCCGGCAAATGGCCGGCACCAGCGGCTGTGGCCTGTGCGGAGTGGAGGCCCTGGAACAGGCGCTGCCGCAACTGCAGATCCTCGAACCCGCGGCCCTGCCACCTGCCGAACACCTGCAGGGCCTGCGCGAGCGCATCGAACAGGCCCAGCACATGGCCCGCAGCAGCGGCGCCCTGCATGCGGCGCTGTACTTCGACGAACAGGGCGAGGTGCGCCTGTGCCAGGAAGACATCGGCCGCCACAACGCCCTGGACAAGCTGATTGGCGCGCTGCTGCAGGCCGGGATCGATGGCAGCCGGGGCTTCACCGTGGTCACCAGCCGTTGCAGCCTGGAACTGATCCACAAGGCCGTGCGCGCCCGCCTCGGTACCCTGGTCAGCCTCTCGGCGCCGACCGCACTCACCGTGCAATGGGCCAACAAGCATCGCCTGAACCTGATCCACGTCCCCCACCGCAACGCCCCACGTATCTACAGCCCGGTGTAAATGCACCACGCCGGATGACATGCATCCGGCGTGGCTAGCCCCTTCCCTCAAGCCTCTGTCAGCGGCATAAGCTCAACGTTCTACACCCCAACGTTCGGCCGCCTGCCGGTCGCTCTCGCGACCGTCGATCCAGCGTTCGCCGGCCGGGGTGACTTCGCGTTTCCAGAACGGGGCGCGGGTCTTGAGGTAATCCATGATGAAGGCGCAAGCCTCGAAGGCCGCTTGGCGATGGGCGCTGGCCACCCCGACAAAGACGATGGGCTCACCCACCTGCAGCAACCCCACCCGGTGCACCAGGCTCACCCGGTTCAGCGGCCAGCGCGCCTGGGCTTGCTCCACGATGCGCTGCAGCGAGCGCTCGGTCATGCCCGGGTAGTGTTCAAGAAACAGGCTGTGCACCGCCTCCCCCAGGTTGAGATCGCGCACATAACCGACAAAGGTCACCACGCCGCCGACGCTGGCGTCGCCGGCCTGCAAGCCGGCATTCAGCTGGTCGAGGCTCAACGCCTGGGTCTGCACCTGGATGCTCATGCTCAGCCTCCGGTCACTTGCGGAAAGAAGGCGATTTCATCGAAGTCCTCGATGGCCGCATCAAGCTTGCACAGTTCCTGGTTCAGCGCGCACATCAGGCTGTTCTCCCCCAGCACCTGCGCCCAGGTTTCACCCCGGGCCATCAGCCGCTGGCGCAGGTCCTCGACGGTGCGCAGGCTGGCATCCAGGGACAGTTTTTCGCCACCGCAGCCCAGTTGCTCACGGTAGCGGGCAAAGTAGTTGACCAGAATCATCGGGCCTCTCCTGCGATAAAGGTGCCGGACTTGCCGCCCTGCTTCTTCAGCAGGTGCAGCCCTTCGATGACCATGGCGCGGTCCACCGCCTTGCACATGTCATAGATCGTCAGCGCCGCCACGCTGGCGGCGGTCATGGCTTCCAGCTCGACCCCGGTGGCGCCGTTGAGCCGGCAGCAACTGGTGATCTGCACCCGGTCCGGCGGCAGTGCCCGTAGTTCGATGTGGATCCCGGTGAGCAGCAACGGGTGGCACAGGGGGATCAGTTCGTGGGTCTTCTTTGCCGCCATGATCCCGGCGATGCGCGCCACGGCGAACACATCGCCCTTGGGATGGCCCTGGTCCTGGATCAGTTGCAGGGTGGCCGGGAGCATGCGCACCCAGGCCCGAGC
The DNA window shown above is from Pseudomonas protegens CHA0 and carries:
- a CDS encoding LysR family transcriptional regulator — translated: MDIKQLKFLIALEQTRHFGQAAARCHITQPTLSMRLRNLEDELDLILVTRGQRFEGFTEAGERVLAWAKTLLAAHDGLFAEAAACRGQLVGKLRLGLVPLSGFNPISYVQQLSSSFPELQFSLSSMSSDRIIEDIGNNQLDLGVCYLDHVNPNYLDFFEIGETRVGLLYDTRHFHFEGTEMSWEDAAELPLGMLSTGMHYRKSIDLSFRSRGLNPQPILESDSTYQLFQAIHEGFCCSIMPLDSGLDSPIENLAFIQLPDASVLAPLGLVMRKTEPRSAIAEKCFAEAKKLFAIKE
- the fdhD gene encoding formate dehydrogenase accessory sulfurtransferase FdhD yields the protein MVCRIEQTEQQPEANAPAPAPQRVAYREYSADGPMAEAPLAAEIALAITYNGLSQAVMMVSPGNLEDFIRGFSITNDIVNDLGEIYDIRLSHFPQACQADVEISSRAFWALKDHRRQMAGTSGCGLCGVEALEQALPQLQILEPAALPPAEHLQGLRERIEQAQHMARSSGALHAALYFDEQGEVRLCQEDIGRHNALDKLIGALLQAGIDGSRGFTVVTSRCSLELIHKAVRARLGTLVSLSAPTALTVQWANKHRLNLIHVPHRNAPRIYSPV
- the moaC gene encoding cyclic pyranopterin monophosphate synthase MoaC → MNELTHLDDQGRASMVDVTCKAATEREAQARAWVRMLPATLQLIQDQGHPKGDVFAVARIAGIMAAKKTHELIPLCHPLLLTGIHIELRALPPDRVQITSCCRLNGATGVELEAMTAASVAALTIYDMCKAVDRAMVIEGLHLLKKQGGKSGTFIAGEAR
- the moaE gene encoding molybdopterin synthase catalytic subunit MoaE, which encodes MSIQVQTQALSLDQLNAGLQAGDASVGGVVTFVGYVRDLNLGEAVHSLFLEHYPGMTERSLQRIVEQAQARWPLNRVSLVHRVGLLQVGEPIVFVGVASAHRQAAFEACAFIMDYLKTRAPFWKREVTPAGERWIDGRESDRQAAERWGVER
- the moaD gene encoding molybdopterin converting factor subunit 1, whose translation is MILVNYFARYREQLGCGGEKLSLDASLRTVEDLRQRLMARGETWAQVLGENSLMCALNQELCKLDAAIEDFDEIAFFPQVTGG